The genomic window ATTTTAAAGAAATTGCAGGGGATATTGAAGTAAAACTTGTTGACAATTCTAAGGCAGATCCTTCAAAAGTTATTAATGCTTCGATTGCGAGTATGAAATTTGGTGAATATCTCGATTTAATAAAAAGAGAACCAACGCAATTACGTATTTTTTTCTTTAATCTTTTTAAACACAGACCTGAATTAATTAATGATGTAAAAATTCCCAAAGATTTAATGGGAGGTTTTATAGAAAGTATGCCTGCCATGTTTTTTGGAGGTTCAAAGGCGATTACTTTCCTGCATTACGATATTGATCTGCCACATCTTTTTCATACGCATTTTGGCGGCAGAAAACACATAATATTGTTTGATAATAAATGGAAAAAACGACTTTATTGTGTTCCAAATACAACTTATGCTTTAGAAGATTATGATGTTGCCAATCCAGATTTTGAAAAATTTCCCGCTTTAAAAGGAGTAGAAGGCTATGAGGTTTTCTTGGAACATGGAGACACTTTATTTATGCCAACCGGAATGTGGCACTGGATGCGTTATATAGACGGCTCTTTCTCGCTAAGTCTTCGCGCTTGGGA from Flavobacterium fluviale includes these protein-coding regions:
- a CDS encoding cupin-like domain-containing protein — protein: MSFILKNVDVVESISREDFKKNYLDKRKPLIIKGLTKDWPARDKWSTDYFKEIAGDIEVKLVDNSKADPSKVINASIASMKFGEYLDLIKREPTQLRIFFFNLFKHRPELINDVKIPKDLMGGFIESMPAMFFGGSKAITFLHYDIDLPHLFHTHFGGRKHIILFDNKWKKRLYCVPNTTYALEDYDVANPDFEKFPALKGVEGYEVFLEHGDTLFMPTGMWHWMRYIDGSFSLSLRAWDQSISRKMGSVWSLFMHGAVDSAIKIVFRERYAIWREKLAFKIADRELKKDLKKAG